Genomic DNA from Mus musculus strain C57BL/6J chromosome 11, GRCm38.p6 C57BL/6J:
TCAGGACTCCTTGGCTCCCGTCTTACCCACTGGAGTAGCTGGAACTGCAAGCACGAGTCACTGTGCCCGACATTGTGACTATGTCTTTTATCTTCCTTGGCAGTTGAATTCTATGTTAAATGGATAATAGGAAATCTTTTCTACAGCTACTACTTTTTTAGACTATGTGTCTCTTAACAAATATCCCTAAGATTTTGTCAAAATAAATGGAGGTTGGACTCatgtaaataacaacaaaacctttttgttgctgttttgagacagggtcttgttatgtagctctgagggctgtcctggaactcactgtgtagaactcaaactcacagagctcctacagcctcagcttcccaagtgctgagatcaaagatgtgcaccactgtgcTTGGCTCTAAAAACTTTTTTTGAGTGATAAATGCTTCTCCACTCTGTGTTGTGAAAACAAAAAAGCCCCCTAcccacaaaaaacccaaaaacttgttttaagttttttattattatatagcaGTTATTTACCACATAGTGGAAAGTATTGAAACTTCAAAGTTGAAGCATGTGAGAGTAGCTTTTTGAGTGTGTAAGCCTACATTTGACTGGATGTGAAATGGAGCCATGCAATGATGAGCGAAGTATAGTCTGACCTGGTATTGCCATTGCTTTGGCGCTGGCTCTGACCAGGGTGTGACCCCTTAATCTTCTCTCTGAGCTGATTCTGCTGACCACATGGGGGTATTTGAACCTATGTGGATCCTGGCTTATAATGTGTAAGAGTATTTCTTTTGTATCCTTTGAATTACTGATACTTTCATGTTTTCCTTCTTAGGTCCAGGTGAGAAATCAGGGTTGAAAACTGCATGGAGGATTCATCATTTCTGCCCTGAATTGGAATCAATTCCTTATTGACTTATTATTACTGTATTAAAAGTGTTTTTAATTAACCATGGTATTTGTTTGGGTAAGATCTTTATTTTGGTAAGTTTTTACCAGAGCTTATAAATGATCATATACTCTTCTTCTGGTAagcttcaatatttttaaatctacaaGATGGCTTATCTATTTTAAACTTAGTAAAAGTTATATCATGTTCATGGTACCAGCGATTATGCGCTCAATTGCCAGCATGAATCACAGTAGGCACTTGGAAATTATTTTCATCTGGCTTGCATTAATGAtttttcagaagctgtttcttCACCAGCTTGTCCATCCAATGTCATAAATCTTCCTAAACAAGCAACTAAACTTTTGTTTCTGGCAAATGTTATTTCATACAAGGTGGTATCTGTGCTGTTAGAACAGGATTTTTGTTCTAATTATtgaatttgtctttttaaaaagcaaaactttaatagatacagaaaaacTTCAAGAAGTCAATGGTGATCTGAACGGAAATTTATTTAAACCCCTGAAGTAATCTTTTGGGTTTCCGCATAATCATGACAGCATGGAACAATTCTTTCCCAGAATCATGTATTGTTAAAATTGACTTAAATGTTTCATAGAAACTTTCATAATACCTAGCATGATTCATATCAACTGAGCAAACTGCCAGTTGAGCAAACTCATGAGAGCAAGCAGAAGGCTTCTGCCCTTCATTAACTCTTCACTAGGTAGGCATCAGGTAAACATTAGATAAGGATTTTACTGCATCTCACCATTGCCTGCTAGTTTTCATTCATACTGAAATTTCCAGACTCCTCCCTATAAACAAACCCTATCCCAAGACAAGTATGGATCATCAAGGAAATCTTCAAATGCTGATAAACTGTGGTAGATGTTAGTAAGTCATGATAGATGGAAGGGGCTTTTCTCTAAAGCATTTCTATAAAGAGAAAGTCCATGTCTGATAAAGCCTCTAATTCAAAAGTAATGTTTTCTAAAGAGAAGGCCTGCTTCCCAAACCACTTGCTTTATAAGGTCTAACCTGAGGTTTCCTGTGATATTTTATCCCTCTTAATCAGTCTCTCactttcattttacttttgacAGTCTCCCtatggtggccttgaactcaaaatcctgcctccatctccagagTGTTGATACTATACTACCACATCCAACTTAAAACCTTACTCTTTAAGTGAGGTGGTCTTTTATAACTCACCTCCACATTGGCTCTCACACCACCGATaatcctgattctcctgcttaaCCAGCTTGGTAGAGAGCAAACCAAAAGGTTAGGATCGAATGGATATATCCTTTTAAAGAAACCCATGTAACTACTTAAAGTTAATGTAGTTATGAATCAGGGAAGTATCACTGTTGTCTGCCATACTAAAACCGTCTCATGGCCTTAGAGTATAGAACTTGAGTGGTGAGATAATGCACTAAGCTCTTTCAGTTCTCTGGAGAGTAGAGTTTAATTAGATGCTGGACTTCTGTTGGATACCCTGTAATGGGACAGGCTTGGTGACTCCTCACATAATTAAACACACAGCGGTAACAGAATACATAGCCAGAGGTGGCAAGAACCGTATCATTCACTCGAGTTTTACGACAGAGTGGGCACACTGTTTTCATTTTGGGTAAGAGGGGAGAATCAGAGTTGTAGTCTAGGTGTACAGGTGGTGGTGGAGTGGGCAGGGCAGTCAGTGATTTGATGGCTTCTTGGTTCTCAGAAGAGTACCACCAGTCAAGAAACTGCAGGAAGAATACACCCACAGAGAGGCCAGTCGAGAGGGATAAGGCAACACCTCCCACAGCTTTCTTCAGAGCTGACTTTATCTTCTCACCAACGCTGTTGGGAAAGGAGAGCAAGAGGcaaagaaaagagtttatttgtatGTGGTCACAGAGTAATGTCTATAGGTGCAGTTCCACACTTGATGTGCTGGAGGGTCTGTTGTAAGCCAGTGTATATCTAAACTCTGGTGTTctggtttttaaaagatttatgtttgtgtctgcttgtttgtacacACACCAAATGCATGCAGGTGCCGTTTGGGCCAGGTGACCtaaagttataggcagttgtaaactgccacatatgggttctgggggttGATCtctgttcctctggaagagcagtacatgCCATTTACATAACCACGGTGCCATTTCTCCTGCTGTACCCCaaacttctttgtttgtttgtttttgtttttcgagacagggtttctgtgtgtagccctggccgtcctggaactcactttgtagaccaggctggtctggaactcagaaatccgcctgcctctgcctcccaagtgctgggattaaaggtgtgtgccaccactgcccggcccccaAGCTGTttttaacaacagaaacttaggttTTGATTTGAGAAAGGCATCAGATACTTAACTTTAGAGAATTTTTAAATGGAAGATAGATAATCCATCCAGAAGAAGCAGTTTACCTAAAAAGTAACTTATCAACACTGGGATGCATACATGTTGAACTTGTGAGAGAATTAACACTCCACAAAGGTAATGTTGCATCCTTGGTAAGAAGTCTTTAGAATTAATTATATCGCTTTGCCTTGAATCTTTGCTCTGCCATCTTCTGGCTAGTGGTTCCCTCAACTGTTAAATGAAGCCACTGCATTTAATTCAGGTTGTGATGAGGCATAAGATAACACAAAGCAAATACCACGCATGGGGCTCTTACATACACCAAGCATGCACAAAGGTGTGCCTATTATGAGAGAGGTCACCAGGATGGTGGCCCATGCTTTATGGATGTGAGGAATAACTTCTGTGACTTAATAGCTAGGGTAGACCGGATGATTGGTacaaattttcaaattttgttaataaaggGGTTTTAGGAATGGCCTTACCTTCTGACGGGCTCCTGCATTGCACTGGCTTCAACCAGTCTCTGTTTGATAGCTTGCATGTCCTGAGCTGTCAGTCGAGCTAACCGAACTCCAGCCAGTTTCAGCAGGGGAGAGTGATGCTCAGCTTTCCCCAAGATGTAACGCAGTTGTTGTGTAAGAAACCAGCCTTCCCAGGCCATGTTAACAAAAGGGTAGGCCGCCAGAAAGGCTCTGTAGAATCGTTTCCAGCGAGAAGAAGGGGGGTGAATAGAGTATTCGTCTTCTTCTCTCAAGCTAGAAGCCAGCTTCTCTAGCTTCACTTTCAGATAGGGAAGAAGGACAAGGAACATGGCAGATTTCCAGAGGTGTTCCTTGGGAAGACCAGCACTGGCCGGTCTCTGAAGATGCGGCGAGCTCCCTGCCACAATCCGCTTTAAGCCATAAAAGTGTTCAGAAAATGAGGCACTAGTTCTAGAAAGATAATGCTGCTGGAGCAGGAAGTCTAGCAGAGTGAAGATTTCATCAAACCACCGCCAGAGGAAGCCATAGTGCGCAGGATTTGATTCTGCAAGAACCTGATGCAAAAACATTTTATTACAGTCTTCAGTTTGTATTCACATCagccttttccttttaaattcaaTACACCTGGCTTAAGTAATTGGCTTTTGGGGTATAGTCTGAGTTCCT
This window encodes:
- the Pex12 gene encoding peroxisome assembly protein 12 isoform X1 — encoded protein: MAEYGAHITTASVADDQPSIFEVVAQDSLMTAVRPALQHVVKVLAESNPAHYGFLWRWFDEIFTLLDFLLQQHYLSRTSASFSEHFYGLKRIVAGSSPHLQRPASAGLPKEHLWKSAMFLVLLPYLKVKLEKLASSLREEDEYSIHPPSSRWKRFYRAFLAAYPFVNMAWEGWFLTQQLRYILGKAEHHSPLLKLAGVRLARLTAQDMQAIKQRLVEASAMQEPVRSVGEKIKSALKKAVGGVALSLSTGLSVGVFFLQFLDWWYSSENQEAIKSLTALPTPPPPVHLDYNSDSPLLPKMKTVCPLCRKTRVNDTVLATSGYVFCYRCVFNYVRSHQACPITGYPTEVQHLIKLYSPEN